In one window of Streptomyces sp. NBC_00193 DNA:
- a CDS encoding DUF6531 domain-containing protein — MFRVAVTVPDWADVLLDLIGVAWPNVDEDAYRDMADALREFADDLEDDGQLANNHLERLLSSGTGESIDALNSHWNTVKGKHLKDIASGARTIGGAMDMAAGAVEGMKGAALVQLGYLAAEAGIALSLIPVTGGLSALFGAAAMRATQEVVKRLIKECVEEAVGYIVAALTEPAVAALEGIAADLVVQLGSMAIGLQDEVDMSQAGKAGRDGFGQGVQSGKEAMHLASAGSGSGAPGGGGSGLVDVHIEHGEHDRASTQLSNVSTGIHGKTTSKLGRARSHHGRTRGRDSIARAIDPVADKAMEALTKATKAMGDHVGKTLPKAVKHISTSQKNTDFDINDRFNRLKGPGAHDGKSGSPAGGPTSRGGGGSSAKDPASIRDAKDDPRGKGMPLDNRRCKTDPVDIASGEMVLAQTDLALPGVLPFVLRRTHISGYRYGRSFGPSWASTVDERLELNADAAGAAIWAREDGSLLVYPRLPRDADDEPVLPLTGARLPLRLLEHNDFGDITYVVDDPLSGLTRHFTGNPYDGSALYWLHGIEDRNGNSIRFHREDDGRLMSAAHDGGYRITCDSDPAGRITAFALDTPDGPQPLHTFGYDGAGHLMTVAHADSPPLRFTYDESARITSWTDRRGAAYRYVYDDAGRVVETIGPDGSLSSRLAYDTENRITRFTDSTGAVTVSHFNSLGQVVTETDPLGHSVHRQWDRYDNLLARTDELGRTATFTYDQQHNLTSLRSPDGTSSSAVYNAFGQPVELTGPDGTTWRQEYDERGNRTAVIAPDGAVVRFTYDGRGALLTRTDPAGRVERQTRDSAGLAVSRTDPLGNRFTVLRDAFARPIEAMDPQGAVTRTEWSPEGWALSRTAPDGTTECWTWDEEGNCSSHTGPTGAVTRFEYGPFDLLTARVGADGARYEFRHDTELRLTQVRNPQGLTWDYTYDAAGNLIAESDFDDRVAAYEFDPAGQVVARTTPLGDRITTSYDAHGRLTAKNVSGETTRYQYDAAGRIQAAVSSTSAIVLERDLMGRLLSETVDGRTTRYTYDPTGQVTSRTSPTGAVTRFDYDEAGLRSTVNTGGHLLAFTRDARGRELTREFGPAEHPVTIGSAWDPAGRLAAQVLATPARTLRSRAFSYRPDGHLETVTDELEGSVRAFGLDPVGRPVRVSAEGWSESYAYDVAGNQISAEWPDHAQRTEGRGERTYEGTRLLSAGSVRCSYDAAGRTVVRRIKRLSSKADTWHYTWDAENRLTACRTPDGVLWTYAYDPLGRRTAKHRMAPDGQSVVHSVYFSWDGTRLAEQTDTAHGTTTSWEYDGHRPLSQLERRGTPQAGVDSRFFAIVTDLVGAPSELVGEDGKIAWQARSTVWGTTTWNRGAAAYTPLRFPGQYDDAETGLYYNCFRHYDPATARYASADPLGLAPAPNPVAYVINPQTWADPEGLIAKGCTEEGGWYSGMQPANLKKPDGSRVTDVDMEINHIPAKASYSHLDEPGFKTNKRGGGAGMGPSIRMEYDDHRGVTSTGSGADSVQWRADQRALIDAGRWDLAMKMDIDEIRDLYGDKYDTHIADMVESLKVNKKFQDMLTKRGWSIDYDVLK, encoded by the coding sequence ATGTTTCGCGTGGCTGTCACGGTGCCGGACTGGGCTGACGTTCTGCTGGATCTGATCGGTGTGGCCTGGCCCAACGTCGACGAGGACGCGTACCGCGACATGGCGGACGCTCTCCGGGAGTTCGCGGACGACCTCGAGGACGACGGGCAGCTCGCGAACAACCATCTCGAGCGTCTGCTGTCCTCGGGCACGGGCGAGTCGATCGATGCGCTCAACTCTCACTGGAACACGGTCAAGGGCAAACACCTCAAGGACATCGCCTCAGGCGCCCGCACCATCGGCGGGGCTATGGATATGGCTGCCGGAGCTGTCGAGGGCATGAAGGGCGCGGCCCTGGTCCAGCTCGGGTACCTCGCTGCCGAGGCCGGTATCGCGCTCTCGCTGATCCCGGTGACGGGTGGTCTGTCGGCACTGTTCGGCGCGGCAGCGATGCGGGCGACCCAGGAGGTCGTCAAGCGTCTGATCAAGGAGTGTGTGGAGGAGGCCGTCGGCTACATCGTCGCGGCGCTCACCGAGCCCGCGGTCGCGGCCCTGGAAGGCATCGCCGCGGACCTCGTCGTCCAGCTCGGTTCCATGGCCATCGGTCTCCAGGACGAGGTCGACATGAGCCAGGCGGGGAAGGCGGGCCGGGACGGCTTCGGACAGGGTGTCCAGAGCGGCAAGGAAGCCATGCACCTCGCCTCGGCGGGTAGCGGCAGCGGTGCCCCCGGAGGTGGCGGTTCGGGTCTGGTCGACGTGCACATCGAACACGGTGAACACGACCGTGCGAGCACCCAGCTGAGCAACGTCAGCACCGGGATCCACGGCAAGACCACCTCCAAACTGGGCAGGGCAAGGTCCCATCACGGGCGTACCCGAGGCCGCGACTCGATCGCCCGTGCCATCGACCCCGTCGCCGACAAGGCCATGGAAGCCCTGACCAAGGCCACGAAGGCAATGGGCGACCATGTCGGCAAGACGCTGCCCAAGGCCGTGAAGCACATATCCACGTCCCAGAAGAACACCGACTTCGACATCAACGACCGCTTCAACCGCCTGAAAGGCCCGGGCGCCCACGACGGCAAGAGCGGCTCGCCCGCCGGCGGGCCCACCAGCCGGGGAGGCGGCGGCTCCTCCGCGAAGGACCCCGCCTCGATACGGGATGCCAAGGACGACCCGCGCGGCAAGGGGATGCCGCTGGACAACCGCCGCTGCAAGACCGACCCCGTCGACATCGCCAGCGGCGAGATGGTCCTCGCGCAGACTGACCTGGCCCTGCCCGGCGTGCTGCCGTTCGTCCTGCGCCGCACACACATTTCCGGCTACCGCTACGGCCGCAGTTTCGGTCCCAGCTGGGCTTCCACCGTCGATGAGCGGCTTGAACTCAACGCCGACGCCGCCGGGGCGGCGATCTGGGCGCGCGAGGACGGTTCCCTGCTGGTCTACCCGCGGCTGCCGCGCGACGCCGACGACGAGCCGGTCCTGCCGCTCACCGGGGCCCGGCTGCCGCTGCGGTTGCTGGAGCACAACGACTTCGGCGACATCACCTACGTGGTAGACGATCCGCTCTCCGGGCTGACCCGGCACTTCACCGGCAACCCCTACGACGGAAGCGCCCTCTACTGGCTGCACGGCATCGAGGACCGCAACGGCAACAGCATCCGCTTCCACCGTGAGGACGACGGACGCCTGATGTCGGCCGCGCACGACGGCGGCTACCGGATCACCTGCGACAGCGACCCCGCCGGCCGCATCACCGCCTTCGCCCTGGACACTCCCGACGGCCCGCAGCCCCTGCACACCTTCGGCTACGACGGCGCGGGCCATCTGATGACCGTCGCCCACGCCGACTCCCCGCCGCTGCGCTTCACCTACGACGAATCCGCTCGCATCACCTCGTGGACCGACCGGCGGGGGGCCGCCTACCGCTACGTCTACGACGACGCCGGCCGGGTCGTGGAGACCATCGGCCCGGACGGATCCCTGTCCTCCCGCCTGGCCTACGACACGGAGAACCGGATCACCCGCTTCACCGACTCCACCGGCGCGGTCACCGTCTCGCATTTCAACTCCCTCGGCCAGGTCGTCACCGAGACCGATCCGCTCGGGCACTCGGTCCACCGCCAGTGGGACCGCTACGACAACCTCCTCGCCCGGACCGACGAGCTCGGCCGGACGGCCACCTTCACCTACGACCAGCAGCACAACCTCACCTCGCTGCGCTCGCCGGACGGCACCAGCTCCAGCGCCGTCTACAACGCGTTTGGCCAGCCCGTGGAACTGACGGGCCCCGACGGCACGACCTGGCGCCAGGAGTACGACGAGCGGGGCAACCGGACGGCGGTCATCGCGCCGGACGGTGCCGTCGTCCGCTTCACGTACGACGGCCGGGGAGCCCTGCTCACCCGGACCGACCCGGCAGGGCGGGTAGAGCGGCAGACGCGCGATTCGGCCGGGTTGGCCGTGTCCCGGACCGATCCGCTGGGCAATCGCTTCACCGTCCTGCGGGACGCCTTCGCCCGCCCCATCGAGGCTATGGACCCGCAGGGCGCCGTCACACGCACCGAGTGGAGCCCCGAGGGATGGGCCCTGAGCCGGACAGCCCCGGACGGCACCACCGAGTGCTGGACCTGGGACGAGGAAGGCAACTGCTCCTCCCACACCGGCCCCACAGGAGCCGTCACCCGCTTCGAGTACGGCCCCTTCGACCTGCTGACAGCCCGCGTCGGAGCCGACGGAGCTCGCTACGAGTTCCGTCACGACACGGAACTGCGTCTCACCCAGGTCCGCAACCCTCAGGGGCTGACCTGGGACTACACCTATGATGCGGCCGGCAACCTAATCGCCGAGAGCGACTTCGACGACCGCGTCGCGGCCTACGAGTTCGACCCCGCGGGGCAGGTCGTCGCCCGCACCACCCCGCTCGGCGACCGCATCACCACCAGCTACGACGCGCACGGCCGGCTCACGGCCAAGAACGTGTCCGGCGAGACCACCCGCTACCAATACGACGCGGCCGGCCGGATCCAGGCCGCGGTCTCCTCGACCTCCGCCATCGTCCTCGAACGCGACCTGATGGGGCGGCTCCTGTCCGAGACCGTGGACGGACGCACCACCCGCTACACCTACGACCCGACGGGCCAGGTCACCTCCCGGACCAGCCCTACCGGTGCCGTCACCCGGTTCGACTACGACGAAGCTGGTTTGCGCAGCACGGTGAACACCGGCGGGCACCTTCTCGCCTTCACCCGGGATGCCCGGGGCCGCGAACTCACTCGCGAGTTCGGACCGGCCGAGCACCCCGTCACCATCGGATCGGCCTGGGACCCCGCGGGCCGGCTGGCAGCACAGGTTCTCGCCACCCCCGCCCGCACCCTGCGCTCACGCGCCTTCTCCTACCGGCCCGACGGCCACCTTGAGACGGTCACCGACGAACTCGAAGGGAGCGTCCGCGCCTTCGGCCTCGACCCGGTGGGCCGCCCTGTGAGGGTGAGCGCCGAGGGGTGGAGCGAGTCGTACGCCTACGACGTCGCGGGCAACCAGATCAGCGCCGAGTGGCCCGACCACGCGCAGCGTACGGAAGGCCGCGGCGAGCGCACCTACGAAGGAACCCGGCTGCTCAGCGCCGGATCGGTGCGCTGTTCGTACGACGCGGCGGGACGCACCGTCGTACGCCGCATAAAGCGGCTCTCAAGCAAGGCGGACACCTGGCACTACACCTGGGATGCCGAGAACCGGCTGACGGCCTGTCGGACCCCGGACGGCGTGCTGTGGACGTACGCCTACGATCCGCTGGGGCGGCGCACCGCCAAGCACCGCATGGCCCCTGACGGGCAGAGCGTCGTCCACTCGGTGTACTTCTCCTGGGACGGCACCCGCCTGGCCGAGCAGACCGACACCGCTCACGGCACGACCACGAGCTGGGAGTACGACGGCCACCGCCCGCTTTCGCAGCTGGAGCGCCGCGGGACACCGCAGGCGGGGGTGGACTCACGCTTCTTCGCCATCGTCACCGACCTGGTGGGCGCGCCCAGTGAGCTGGTCGGCGAGGACGGCAAGATCGCCTGGCAGGCCCGCTCCACGGTGTGGGGGACGACGACGTGGAACCGGGGCGCCGCCGCCTACACGCCCCTGCGCTTTCCCGGCCAGTACGACGACGCCGAGACCGGCCTCTACTACAACTGTTTCCGTCACTACGATCCCGCGACCGCCCGGTACGCCAGCGCGGACCCGTTGGGTCTGGCCCCCGCTCCCAACCCAGTCGCCTACGTCATCAACCCGCAGACCTGGGCCGACCCCGAGGGGCTGATCGCGAAGGGGTGCACGGAGGAGGGCGGCTGGTACAGCGGCATGCAGCCGGCGAACCTGAAGAAGCCCGACGGATCCCGTGTCACCGATGTGGATATGGAGATCAACCACATCCCCGCGAAGGCCTCCTATTCCCACCTGGACGAGCCCGGTTTCAAGACGAACAAGCGCGGTGGCGGGGCGGGCATGGGCCCGTCGATCCGAATGGAGTACGACGACCACCGCGGGGTCACGAGTACCGGTTCGGGGGCGGACTCTGTGCAGTGGCGTGCCGATCAGCGGGCCCTCATCGATGCCGGCCGCTGGGATCTGGCCATGAAAATGGACATCGACGAGATCCGTGACCTGTACGGCGACAAGTACGACACCCACATCGCCGACATGGTCGAGAGCCTCAAGGTCAACAAGAAGTTCCAGGACATGCTGACCAAACGTGGCTGGTCGATAGACTACGACGTCCTCAAATAG
- a CDS encoding DUF4262 domain-containing protein: MTADPFQCRCVLCHDYGDRDEADRMDLTIIENVQRHGWHVVMVPEDDIGPGFAYTIGLAHTHSAPELAMFGLDIHAMHRMLNRLGEKAAAGAVLADSQRHPDVVDGHQVALRQVDLRWYRAFFGQAIGFYRRPPFPVLQVAWPDAHERFHWDEQAEVRHRESQPQLWLPPSEHPVGIWTTEL, encoded by the coding sequence ATGACTGCTGATCCGTTCCAGTGCCGCTGCGTCCTCTGTCATGACTACGGTGACCGAGACGAAGCGGACCGCATGGATCTGACGATCATCGAGAACGTGCAGCGGCACGGATGGCACGTCGTGATGGTTCCCGAGGACGACATCGGTCCTGGCTTCGCCTACACGATCGGCCTCGCGCACACTCACAGCGCACCTGAGCTCGCCATGTTCGGACTCGATATCCACGCCATGCACCGCATGCTCAACAGGCTCGGAGAGAAGGCCGCCGCGGGTGCTGTACTGGCCGATAGCCAGAGACATCCTGACGTTGTCGACGGTCACCAAGTCGCGCTGAGGCAGGTTGATCTGCGCTGGTACCGGGCCTTCTTCGGACAGGCAATCGGGTTCTACCGGCGGCCCCCCTTCCCCGTGCTGCAAGTTGCGTGGCCCGACGCGCATGAACGATTTCACTGGGACGAACAGGCTGAGGTGAGGCATCGGGAGTCACAGCCTCAGCTGTGGCTGCCACCGAGTGAGCACCCTGTCGGGATCTGGACGACCGAACTCTGA
- a CDS encoding NF041680 family putative transposase, producing MSLLPDVVRREAFAEASRFRGEFYESLTARRDELFELVDAVLCADGAVKSPVELTLLPEHRRGHGAMYGGLNHGRIDVDRLRTVLAGLPLPRFDGGRLVLAVDVSPWLRSDAPCSADRLFCHVYGRARTASQFIPGWPYSFVAVLEPGATSWTAILDAVRLGPVDDATAVTADQLRGVVERLIAAGQWQAEDPAIVIVSDAGYDVTRLAWVLRDLPVELVGRVRSDRVMRLPKPPRMHGVNGRPPKHGPEFRFAKPETWPEPAITTVTDTTNYGKAETQAWDRVHPRLTHRSSWLDHDGELPLVEGTLMRLKVEHLSKERDAPPVWLWSSKTGATPDDVDRFWQAFLRRFDLEHTFRFAKQTLGWTTPKLRTPEAADRWTWLLVVAHTQLRLARPLAEDLRRPWEKPATSDRLTPARVRRGFRNIRAHLACPARVPKPRGTGPGRPPGAKNKHRAPRYDVGKTVKRPETLKAIGKPGRSW from the coding sequence GTGAGTCTTCTGCCAGATGTCGTCCGAAGGGAAGCGTTCGCGGAAGCGTCACGCTTCCGGGGCGAGTTCTACGAGTCTCTGACCGCCCGACGCGACGAGTTGTTCGAGTTGGTGGACGCGGTGCTGTGTGCGGACGGTGCGGTGAAGTCCCCGGTGGAGTTGACGCTGCTGCCCGAGCATCGTCGTGGACACGGAGCGATGTACGGCGGCCTGAACCACGGCCGGATCGACGTTGATCGGCTGCGGACGGTGCTGGCCGGGCTGCCGCTGCCCCGCTTCGACGGCGGACGCCTGGTCCTGGCAGTCGATGTGTCCCCGTGGTTGCGGTCGGACGCGCCGTGCTCGGCCGATCGGCTGTTCTGCCACGTCTATGGCCGTGCGAGGACGGCGTCGCAGTTCATCCCGGGCTGGCCCTACTCTTTCGTCGCCGTGCTGGAGCCGGGCGCCACGTCCTGGACCGCAATCCTGGACGCGGTCCGACTCGGCCCGGTCGACGACGCGACCGCGGTCACCGCCGACCAGCTCCGAGGAGTCGTTGAACGACTCATCGCCGCAGGGCAGTGGCAGGCCGAGGACCCGGCCATCGTGATCGTGAGCGATGCCGGGTATGACGTCACCCGTCTGGCGTGGGTCCTGCGTGATCTGCCGGTCGAGTTGGTGGGCCGGGTCCGCTCCGACCGCGTGATGCGTCTGCCGAAGCCGCCGCGGATGCACGGTGTCAACGGCCGGCCGCCCAAGCACGGCCCGGAGTTCCGTTTCGCCAAGCCGGAGACCTGGCCCGAGCCCGCGATCACCACAGTCACCGACACCACCAACTACGGCAAGGCCGAAACCCAAGCGTGGGACCGGGTCCACCCCCGGCTCACCCACCGCTCCTCCTGGCTCGACCACGACGGTGAACTACCCCTGGTCGAAGGAACGCTGATGCGGTTGAAGGTCGAGCATCTATCGAAGGAACGGGATGCTCCGCCGGTGTGGTTATGGTCCTCCAAGACCGGCGCCACCCCCGACGATGTGGACCGCTTCTGGCAGGCATTTCTCCGCCGCTTCGATCTGGAACACACCTTCCGCTTCGCGAAACAGACCCTCGGCTGGACCACCCCGAAACTCCGTACTCCCGAGGCAGCGGACCGCTGGACCTGGCTCCTGGTCGTCGCGCACACCCAGCTCCGGCTCGCACGTCCCCTCGCCGAAGACCTCCGCCGCCCCTGGGAGAAACCCGCCACATCCGACCGGCTCACCCCGGCCCGGGTCCGCCGAGGGTTCAGGAACATCCGCGCTCACCTCGCCTGCCCGGCCCGTGTTCCCAAACCCCGAGGCACCGGACCCGGACGGCCACCCGGCGCCAAGAACAAACACCGGGCACCCCGCTACGACGTCGGCAAAACCGTCAAACGCCCCGAGACTCTCAAGGCCATCGGCAAGCCCGGAAGATCTTGGTAG
- a CDS encoding DUF1963 domain-containing protein produces MSTEGRHEAAVPMVPIVQVHQADAPSVPFPKGMDLLQVLWCPYGHGEWCYPLPQVRWRDSAVIGDIRPTPVPAAGLPKNWYPSPCVVHPEQVTEFPSWDLPDEVYDGLRDRFEELFAKTGLRYSYHLAEAPGIKLGGYPGWTQESCWPDCDSCGGRMDHLLTVASWEFDAESCRTWLPSEDRTNDPEGRGWDATTRNPAGLCLGDAGGVYIFECRTCPDRPIGHWFDCS; encoded by the coding sequence ATGAGCACCGAGGGCCGGCATGAGGCCGCCGTACCGATGGTTCCCATCGTCCAGGTCCACCAGGCCGACGCACCGAGTGTGCCTTTCCCCAAGGGGATGGACCTGCTCCAGGTGCTCTGGTGCCCTTATGGGCACGGTGAGTGGTGCTACCCCCTGCCCCAGGTGCGCTGGCGGGACTCCGCCGTCATCGGCGATATACGACCGACTCCGGTGCCGGCTGCCGGACTTCCCAAGAACTGGTACCCGAGCCCGTGCGTGGTTCACCCGGAGCAGGTGACCGAGTTCCCCAGCTGGGATCTCCCAGACGAGGTCTACGACGGCCTCAGAGACCGCTTCGAGGAACTGTTCGCGAAGACAGGTCTGCGGTACTCGTACCACTTGGCTGAGGCTCCCGGAATCAAGCTGGGCGGGTACCCGGGCTGGACCCAAGAATCCTGCTGGCCCGATTGCGATTCCTGCGGTGGCCGCATGGATCACCTGCTGACCGTGGCGAGCTGGGAGTTCGACGCAGAGTCCTGCCGGACCTGGCTGCCCTCGGAGGACCGCACGAACGATCCCGAAGGGAGGGGATGGGACGCGACCACTCGCAACCCTGCCGGCCTCTGCCTCGGCGACGCCGGCGGCGTCTACATCTTCGAGTGCCGCACCTGCCCGGATCGCCCCATCGGGCACTGGTTCGACTGCTCGTGA
- a CDS encoding GNAT family N-acetyltransferase, which yields MSQHAVTLHKIVLEDWPAVHSWACLPEVCRYQSWGPNTEVQTQDFVDSAVKAWSGTPQRRFPYVARVGRDVAGMGELHVRSHKQRQGEISYIVHPRVWGQGIGTEIGRQLLAYGFGELGLHRIHATCDPRNLGSSRVLSKIGMTHEGRLRHTALLHDGWRDSMIFSSLEGEWRSTA from the coding sequence ATGAGTCAGCACGCGGTAACCTTGCACAAGATCGTTTTGGAGGACTGGCCGGCCGTTCACTCGTGGGCGTGCCTCCCGGAGGTGTGCCGCTATCAGTCCTGGGGGCCGAACACAGAGGTCCAGACGCAGGACTTCGTGGACTCCGCGGTCAAGGCCTGGTCGGGCACCCCTCAGCGCCGGTTCCCCTACGTCGCCCGCGTCGGGCGGGATGTGGCGGGCATGGGTGAGCTGCATGTCCGCAGCCACAAGCAGCGCCAGGGCGAGATCTCATACATCGTGCATCCCCGGGTATGGGGGCAGGGCATCGGCACGGAAATAGGCCGGCAGCTGCTCGCGTACGGGTTCGGCGAGCTGGGGCTCCATCGGATCCATGCCACCTGTGACCCGAGGAATCTCGGCTCCTCCCGAGTACTGTCCAAGATCGGCATGACGCATGAGGGACGCCTGCGCCACACGGCGCTGCTCCACGACGGCTGGCGAGACTCCATGATCTTCAGCAGCCTCGAAGGGGAATGGCGCTCCACTGCGTAG